A window of Campylobacter lari subsp. lari contains these coding sequences:
- the ciaB gene encoding invasion protein CiaB, producing the protein MNDFKQIAKIVKNRKQNINSLYNILQTNQNHPLIDRALELAELDNEKSNVLALLRRLVDLKEENLVQELEKKGLNEEEITKIKYKVHSLVRAFYEVEHQDLIDEIKSKNLLDEFYLNLVQGVHNIGVVMNAFDLVWSKQILDTNNKILKEQFPNLSDALEFLKQNELYQLNQDGQICERSYGALVKIGTIWKFLPYARAFENEVLKLEYEFDKLLEKLRNCTCDDEKNAYINYIEKLKFAFCEKNNDEVIKKWQEAELAWMEVKSPLQIGHPLEYYEDSYTHAVALEWDIRLEDVSDFDADIFKQNIKESFSMIYENLEEKDEKLFEEVNFNLDKTQLYICMPMIFYGAELKGLFSAQVVPNDEYVSNIAGKKIFAFLNYVYENAKTKPFMKLSSMVFEKEFLDYGREILFYNEKLWKRIYEVSTIGHEFGHIFFVANDSEKKMNESGVFKNIEEFKATAGGLVNFFLHEEDDLKLPVFYELIKRAIGLIAWQRVEEVKPYYTEGLIHLSLLFKSGVLSFANGKLNIKFDEEAYEAFKAVFMQNYYKLARHYMLKEDAKIYLDEFCILEDGVFLPSDDDCKEFVKYYYELYQLYGNDIDESGEFEKYSNQI; encoded by the coding sequence ATGAATGATTTTAAGCAAATAGCAAAAATTGTGAAAAATAGGAAACAAAATATCAATAGTCTTTATAATATACTTCAAACCAATCAAAACCATCCTTTGATAGATAGAGCTTTAGAATTAGCTGAACTTGACAATGAAAAAAGCAATGTTTTAGCTCTTTTGCGACGCTTGGTAGATTTAAAAGAAGAAAATTTAGTCCAAGAGCTTGAAAAAAAGGGTTTAAACGAAGAAGAAATCACAAAAATTAAATACAAAGTTCATTCTTTAGTAAGAGCCTTTTATGAAGTAGAACATCAAGATTTAATTGATGAAATTAAAAGTAAAAATTTATTAGATGAGTTTTACTTAAATTTGGTTCAAGGTGTGCATAATATAGGTGTTGTTATGAATGCTTTTGATCTTGTTTGGAGTAAGCAAATTTTAGATACTAATAATAAAATTTTAAAAGAACAATTTCCAAATCTAAGCGATGCTTTGGAATTTTTAAAACAAAATGAGCTTTACCAACTTAACCAAGATGGACAAATTTGTGAAAGAAGCTATGGGGCTTTAGTGAAAATAGGGACTATTTGGAAATTTTTACCTTATGCAAGAGCCTTTGAAAATGAAGTTTTAAAACTTGAATATGAGTTTGATAAATTATTAGAAAAATTAAGAAATTGCACATGCGATGATGAAAAAAATGCTTATATAAATTACATAGAAAAATTAAAATTTGCATTTTGTGAGAAAAATAACGATGAGGTGATTAAAAAATGGCAAGAGGCTGAACTTGCATGGATGGAAGTAAAATCACCTTTACAAATAGGACATCCACTAGAATATTATGAGGATTCTTATACGCATGCAGTAGCGCTTGAGTGGGATATACGCTTAGAAGATGTGAGTGATTTTGATGCTGATATTTTTAAGCAAAATATCAAAGAAAGTTTTTCTATGATTTATGAAAATTTAGAAGAAAAAGATGAAAAACTTTTCGAAGAGGTAAATTTTAATTTAGATAAAACCCAACTTTATATTTGCATGCCTATGATTTTTTATGGAGCAGAGCTTAAGGGACTTTTTTCAGCTCAAGTCGTTCCAAATGATGAATATGTAAGTAATATCGCTGGTAAAAAGATTTTTGCATTTTTAAATTATGTTTATGAAAATGCTAAAACTAAACCTTTCATGAAGCTTTCATCTATGGTGTTTGAAAAAGAATTTTTAGATTATGGTAGGGAAATTTTATTTTACAATGAAAAATTATGGAAAAGAATATATGAAGTTTCTACTATAGGACATGAATTTGGGCATATTTTCTTTGTGGCAAATGATAGTGAGAAAAAAATGAATGAAAGCGGGGTGTTTAAAAATATAGAAGAGTTTAAAGCCACTGCAGGCGGGCTTGTAAATTTTTTCTTGCATGAAGAAGATGATTTAAAACTTCCTGTGTTTTATGAGCTTATTAAAAGGGCTATAGGATTGATTGCTTGGCAAAGAGTAGAGGAGGTTAAGCCTTATTATACAGAAGGTTTGATTCATTTATCATTGTTGTTTAAATCAGGGGTGTTATCTTTTGCAAATGGGAAATTAAACATTAAATTTGATGAGGAAGCTTATGAAGCCTTTAAAGCTGTGTTTATGCAAAATTACTATAAGTTAGCAAGACATTATATGTTAAAAGAAGATGCAAAAATTTATTTAGATGAATTTTGCATTTTAGAAGATGGGGTGTTTTTACCTAGTGATGATGATTGTAAAGAATTTGTGAAGTATTATTATGAACTTTATCAATTATATGGCAATGATATTGATGAGAGTGGAGAATTTGAAAAATACAGCAATCAAATTTAA
- a CDS encoding acyl-CoA thioesterase — protein sequence MKDMGEPKLRVIAMPSNTNPAGNIFGGWIMSQIDLAGAIAARELSPQRVVTVAVDKIIFKEPIFVGDLVSCYAKIIKAGNTSITVAVEVVTQRANEYGRVYCMHVTSAVVTYVSVDKDGNKFPIDADLKRLHGF from the coding sequence ATGAAAGATATGGGAGAACCTAAGCTAAGAGTTATAGCTATGCCAAGCAATACAAACCCCGCTGGTAATATCTTTGGTGGTTGGATCATGTCACAAATTGATCTAGCTGGAGCCATTGCAGCAAGAGAACTTTCCCCACAAAGAGTTGTCACGGTTGCGGTAGATAAAATCATTTTTAAAGAACCAATTTTCGTGGGTGATTTGGTATCTTGCTATGCAAAAATAATCAAAGCAGGCAATACTTCTATCACCGTAGCAGTAGAAGTAGTTACTCAAAGAGCTAATGAATATGGCCGTGTGTATTGTATGCATGTAACTTCAGCTGTAGTAACTTATGTAAGCGTAGATAAAGATGGAAATAAATTTCCTATTGATGCGGATTTAAAAAGATTACATGGCTTTTAA
- a CDS encoding 50S ribosomal protein L11 methyltransferase: protein MQTHYYELFFQTDKEYLDLFLDLIFSLDIDAIEEKNDGIYIRSEEDIELIQIALQNFHQKLCEKFNTNIYFHSTLEKKENKNWIEEYKKGIQALTIDNIHIHTTWQEAIQDKINIIIDPALAFGSGHHESTYTCIEFLQKYTDDSKFCLDVGCGSGILSIIMAKLGAKVQACDTDELAIVASKENAKLNQVNFDDIWVGSINKSLHKYDIVVANIIADILIILEKDLKEKTKEGGILILSGILNKYKERIKDKFKDLTLLECKHKGEWLSLAYKKETK, encoded by the coding sequence ATGCAAACACATTATTACGAACTTTTTTTTCAAACAGACAAGGAATATTTAGATTTATTCCTTGATCTTATTTTTTCTCTAGATATAGACGCCATAGAAGAAAAAAACGATGGCATTTATATACGATCAGAAGAAGATATAGAACTCATTCAAATAGCCTTACAAAATTTTCATCAAAAATTATGTGAAAAATTTAACACTAATATTTATTTTCATTCTACTTTAGAAAAAAAAGAAAATAAAAACTGGATAGAAGAGTATAAAAAAGGTATACAAGCTTTAACTATTGACAATATCCACATTCATACCACTTGGCAAGAAGCCATACAAGATAAAATCAATATCATTATAGATCCTGCCCTAGCTTTTGGCTCAGGACATCATGAAAGCACTTATACTTGTATAGAATTTTTACAAAAATACACAGATGATTCCAAATTTTGTTTAGATGTAGGCTGCGGAAGTGGGATTTTAAGTATCATCATGGCAAAGCTTGGAGCTAAAGTGCAAGCTTGCGATACAGATGAGCTAGCCATAGTTGCAAGCAAGGAAAATGCAAAATTAAATCAAGTTAACTTTGATGATATTTGGGTAGGTTCTATTAATAAAAGCTTACATAAATATGATATAGTTGTGGCAAATATCATTGCTGATATTTTAATCATACTAGAAAAAGATCTTAAAGAAAAAACCAAAGAAGGTGGAATTTTAATCTTATCTGGTATTTTAAACAAATACAAAGAAAGAATTAAAGATAAATTCAAAGATTTAACTTTGTTAGAATGCAAACACAAAGGAGAGTGGTTGAGTTTAGCTTACAAAAAGGAAACAAAATAA
- the ftsH gene encoding ATP-dependent zinc metalloprotease FtsH, which yields MNKKPNEPKDNPNNNSFFNKNPIFIFAIFAIVMILLFKGFSDDGSMGIMGGENTKKVTYSELKTLIENNQIAQVNIGQTTIKAVSKAGNMVYITKKVPNDATFVPLLDSKGVSYGAFNESNWFIDILLSWVLPVFIFFGIWMFLASRMQKNMGGSILGIGSSKKLVNSEKPKVKFNDVAGVEEAKEEVKEIVDFLKYPERYISLGAKIPKGLLLVGPPGTGKTLLAKAVAGEADVPFFSVSGSSFIEMFVGVGASRVRDLFENAKKEAPAIVFIDEIDAIGKSRAASGMMGGNDEREQTLNQLLAEMDGFGTESSPVIVLAATNRPEVLDAALLRPGRFDRQVLVDKPDFKGRCDILKVHMKDVKISPEVKVEDIARLTAGLAGADLANIINEAALLAGRDSKKHVEQKDLVEAVERAIAGLEKKSRRINDKEKKIVTYHECGHALIAETTKGAKKVSKVSVIPRGLAALGYTLNTPEENKFLMQKHELLAEVDVLLGGRAAEEIFIKEISTGASNDLERATDIIKAMISMYGMSDIAGLMVLEKQRNTFLSGGQTIKDYSDKMAQDLDEYVKKTLDERYAGVKEILKTYSGAIEVMVQALYEEETIDGTKVREIIKNYEEENNLPTRLEEKEQEVTKDN from the coding sequence ATGAATAAAAAACCAAACGAACCAAAAGATAATCCAAACAATAATAGCTTTTTCAACAAAAATCCTATTTTTATTTTCGCTATTTTTGCCATTGTGATGATTCTTTTATTTAAAGGATTTTCAGATGATGGTAGTATGGGTATTATGGGCGGAGAAAACACCAAAAAAGTTACTTATTCTGAATTAAAAACTTTAATTGAAAACAATCAAATTGCCCAAGTTAATATAGGCCAAACCACCATAAAAGCTGTATCTAAAGCAGGAAATATGGTATATATTACTAAAAAAGTTCCAAATGATGCTACTTTTGTACCTTTGCTTGATTCAAAAGGCGTTTCTTATGGAGCTTTTAATGAGAGCAATTGGTTTATAGACATCTTGCTTTCTTGGGTTTTACCGGTATTTATTTTCTTTGGTATATGGATGTTTTTAGCCTCTCGTATGCAAAAAAATATGGGTGGATCCATACTTGGCATAGGAAGTTCTAAAAAGCTTGTAAATTCAGAAAAACCAAAAGTTAAATTCAATGATGTTGCAGGTGTTGAAGAGGCTAAAGAAGAAGTTAAAGAGATTGTTGATTTTCTAAAATATCCTGAAAGATATATAAGCTTGGGTGCTAAAATTCCAAAAGGACTTTTACTTGTAGGCCCTCCAGGTACGGGTAAAACTTTGCTTGCAAAAGCAGTAGCAGGTGAAGCTGATGTGCCTTTTTTTAGTGTTTCAGGATCATCTTTTATAGAAATGTTTGTGGGTGTTGGAGCTAGCAGGGTTAGAGATTTATTTGAAAATGCCAAAAAAGAAGCTCCAGCTATAGTTTTTATAGATGAAATTGATGCCATTGGTAAATCTCGTGCTGCAAGTGGTATGATGGGTGGAAACGATGAAAGAGAACAAACTTTAAATCAACTTTTAGCAGAAATGGATGGCTTTGGGACTGAAAGCTCTCCTGTTATAGTTTTAGCAGCTACAAATCGTCCTGAAGTTTTAGATGCAGCCTTGCTTAGACCAGGTCGTTTTGATAGACAAGTTTTAGTTGATAAGCCTGATTTTAAAGGAAGATGTGATATTTTAAAAGTTCATATGAAAGATGTTAAAATTTCACCTGAAGTAAAAGTTGAAGATATAGCAAGATTGACAGCAGGACTTGCGGGTGCTGATTTGGCAAATATTATAAATGAAGCAGCTTTACTTGCAGGTAGGGATTCTAAAAAACATGTAGAACAAAAAGACTTAGTTGAAGCAGTAGAAAGAGCTATAGCAGGACTTGAGAAAAAATCACGCAGGATAAATGATAAAGAGAAAAAAATCGTAACTTATCATGAGTGCGGCCATGCTTTAATCGCTGAAACTACAAAAGGTGCTAAAAAAGTAAGTAAAGTTTCTGTTATACCAAGGGGTTTGGCTGCTTTAGGATATACGTTAAATACACCTGAAGAAAATAAATTTTTAATGCAAAAACATGAACTTTTAGCTGAAGTTGATGTACTTTTGGGTGGGCGTGCGGCTGAAGAAATTTTCATAAAAGAAATTTCAACTGGCGCAAGTAATGACCTTGAACGTGCAACAGATATTATAAAAGCAATGATTTCTATGTATGGTATGAGTGATATAGCTGGACTTATGGTGCTAGAAAAACAAAGAAATACTTTTTTAAGTGGTGGACAAACTATCAAAGATTATTCTGATAAAATGGCTCAAGATTTAGATGAGTATGTGAAGAAAACCTTAGATGAACGCTACGCAGGTGTAAAAGAAATTTTAAAAACTTACAGCGGTGCTATAGAAGTAATGGTACAAGCACTTTATGAAGAAGAAACTATTGATGGTACTAAAGTAAGAGAGATTATTAAAAACTATGAAGAAGAAAACAATCTTCCAACACGTTTAGAAGAAAAAGAGCAAGAAGTTACTAAGGATAACTAA
- the pssA gene encoding CDP-diacylglycerol--serine O-phosphatidyltransferase produces MNFKLIYILPNLFTAASIFLGIISVIASINQNFDKALIYIILSLICDGLDGRVARATNSTSKFGVEFDSLADLIAFGVAPAMLFYMSIGYEYGRFGSLIAGLFVVFGAIRLARFNVTTGTYEPSVFIGLPIPTAAVVSALWVSAYLYYDFLRDFSLMVVCIQMLLAFLMVSNIRYPSFKKIDLKRANVLKVLILLVILFSMLYLYFLESALIVASLYVLYGIIRSFFTLARKFKKD; encoded by the coding sequence ATGAATTTTAAACTAATTTATATTTTACCTAATCTTTTTACAGCTGCTTCTATATTTTTAGGCATTATTTCAGTGATTGCTTCTATTAATCAAAATTTTGATAAAGCATTAATTTATATCATTTTATCATTAATTTGTGATGGCTTAGATGGACGCGTTGCAAGAGCTACTAATTCTACTTCTAAATTTGGAGTTGAATTTGACTCGCTAGCAGATTTAATAGCCTTTGGTGTTGCACCTGCTATGCTTTTTTATATGAGTATAGGTTATGAATATGGACGTTTTGGTTCATTGATAGCTGGTTTATTTGTAGTTTTTGGCGCCATACGCTTAGCAAGATTTAATGTCACCACAGGTACTTATGAACCTTCAGTTTTTATAGGACTTCCTATACCAACAGCTGCAGTTGTAAGTGCTTTATGGGTAAGTGCTTATTTGTATTATGATTTTTTGCGTGATTTTTCTTTGATGGTAGTATGTATTCAAATGCTTTTAGCTTTTTTAATGGTAAGCAATATAAGATATCCAAGTTTTAAAAAAATCGATTTAAAACGGGCAAATGTTTTAAAGGTGTTAATCCTTTTGGTAATCTTATTTTCCATGCTTTATTTGTATTTTTTAGAAAGTGCATTAATCGTTGCAAGTTTATATGTGCTTTATGGAATCATACGAAGCTTTTTTACTCTAGCTCGTAAATTTAAAAAAGATTAA
- a CDS encoding chemotaxis response regulator CheY, with protein MKLLVVDDSSTMRRIIKNTLVRLGHKDVLEAEHGVEAWDLLSQNDDIKILITDWNMPEMNGLELVKKVRAEEKYADMPIIMVTTEGGKAEVITALKAGVNNYIVKPFTPQVLKEKLEDVLGTNEG; from the coding sequence GTGAAATTATTAGTAGTTGATGATAGTTCTACCATGAGAAGAATAATCAAAAACACTCTTGTAAGATTAGGTCATAAAGATGTTTTAGAAGCTGAACATGGAGTTGAAGCTTGGGATTTGCTTTCACAAAATGATGACATAAAAATTTTAATTACCGACTGGAATATGCCTGAAATGAATGGCTTGGAATTAGTAAAAAAAGTAAGGGCAGAAGAAAAATACGCCGATATGCCTATTATCATGGTAACTACAGAAGGTGGTAAGGCAGAAGTTATTACAGCTTTAAAAGCAGGTGTAAATAACTATATCGTAAAACCTTTTACACCTCAAGTATTAAAAGAAAAACTTGAAGATGTTTTAGGAACAAACGAAGGCTAA
- a CDS encoding DinB/UmuC family translesion DNA polymerase has translation MQNYLYASIDLKSFYASVECILRNLDPLTTNLIVADKERTDKTIILAISPALKTYNIPSRLRLFEFKQKIHLLNKERLKQNKKHIFKAKSFNINELNKDINLEIDYIIAKPSMATYIEFSAKIYSIYLKHFDPKDIHVYSIDEVFIDLSSYLDKYKLSAYELLTKVLLDILHTCKIIATAGIGTNLYLAKIAMDILAKRQKIDENGLLIAFLDEKLYKYKMWAHKPLKDFWRIGKGIALKLENLNIYTMGDLARFSLNNEALLYKHFGINAELLIDHAWGIETCTMKDIKNYKSQNHSKIMAKVLPFAYDHNQAVKVLKELIDHLTLELIKHNLKTNHITLDIQYDKSNLENLNSYKGFIIKDDYGRNIPKNAHASINLENYTNSLKLINKKSLELFYKIIDKNLSIRKISLSLNNITANAQENFQELNLFSDLNEILQEQHQLAKEEKLQKARLQIMHKFGKNAILKASSLDNETKGISSLIGGHNA, from the coding sequence ATGCAAAATTATCTTTATGCTTCTATAGATTTAAAATCATTTTATGCTTCAGTTGAGTGTATTTTAAGAAATTTAGATCCTTTAACAACAAATCTTATTGTAGCAGATAAAGAAAGAACAGATAAAACTATAATATTAGCAATTTCTCCTGCATTAAAAACTTATAATATACCTAGTAGATTAAGACTTTTTGAATTTAAACAAAAAATACACTTGCTAAATAAAGAAAGATTAAAACAAAACAAAAAGCACATTTTTAAAGCTAAAAGTTTTAACATTAATGAGCTTAATAAAGATATAAATTTAGAAATTGATTATATCATCGCCAAACCATCAATGGCTACTTATATAGAATTTAGCGCCAAAATATATAGCATTTATTTAAAACATTTTGATCCAAAAGATATACATGTGTATTCTATTGATGAAGTTTTTATAGATCTTAGCTCATATCTTGATAAATACAAGCTTTCAGCTTATGAATTACTAACTAAAGTTTTGCTTGATATCTTACATACATGCAAAATCATCGCAACAGCTGGCATAGGAACAAATTTATATCTAGCAAAAATTGCCATGGATATACTAGCTAAAAGACAAAAAATAGATGAAAATGGCTTATTAATAGCATTTTTAGATGAGAAATTATATAAATATAAAATGTGGGCACACAAGCCATTAAAAGATTTTTGGCGTATTGGTAAAGGTATTGCCTTAAAGCTTGAGAATTTAAACATTTATACTATGGGAGATCTTGCAAGATTTTCTTTAAACAATGAAGCTTTGCTTTATAAACATTTTGGAATTAACGCTGAACTTTTAATAGATCATGCATGGGGCATTGAAACTTGCACGATGAAAGACATTAAAAATTACAAATCACAAAATCACTCTAAAATCATGGCTAAAGTTTTACCCTTTGCGTATGATCATAATCAAGCAGTAAAAGTTTTAAAAGAATTAATCGATCATTTAACACTTGAATTAATCAAGCACAATCTTAAAACAAATCACATCACACTAGATATACAATATGATAAAAGTAATTTAGAAAATTTAAATTCTTACAAAGGCTTTATCATCAAAGATGATTATGGAAGAAATATACCAAAAAATGCACATGCAAGTATAAATTTAGAAAATTACACTAATTCTTTAAAACTCATAAATAAAAAAAGTTTAGAGCTTTTTTATAAAATCATTGATAAAAATTTAAGTATTAGAAAAATAAGCTTAAGTTTAAATAACATCACCGCAAATGCACAAGAAAATTTTCAAGAATTAAATTTATTTAGTGATTTAAATGAAATTTTACAAGAACAACATCAACTTGCAAAAGAAGAAAAATTGCAAAAAGCAAGACTTCAAATTATGCATAAATTTGGCAAAAATGCTATTTTAAAAGCTTCAAGTTTAGACAATGAAACAAAAGGAATTTCTTCTTTAATAGGAGGACATAATGCATGA
- the ruvB gene encoding Holliday junction branch migration DNA helicase RuvB has translation MDRIVEIEKFSPDETYETSLRPSNFDGYIGQENIKKNLEIFIKAAKKRNECLDHILFSGPAGLGKTTLANIISYEMNANIKTTAAPMIEKSGDLAAILTNLSEGDILFIDEIHRLSPAIEEVLYPAMEDFRLDIIIGSGPAAQTIKIDLPKFTLIGATTRAGMLSNPLRDRFGMQFRLEFYKNEELAIILEKAALKLNKTCEKNAALEIAKRSRSTPRIALRLLKRVRDFADVNDEEIISEKRAKEALDSLGVNELGFDAMDLRYLELLTEAKRKPIGLSSIAAALSEDENTIEDVIEPYLLANGYIERTAKGRIASLKSFDVLKLKYNKGLFDEK, from the coding sequence ATGGATAGAATCGTAGAGATTGAAAAATTTTCCCCAGATGAAACCTATGAAACTAGCCTTAGACCTTCAAATTTTGATGGCTATATAGGACAAGAAAATATCAAAAAAAATTTAGAAATTTTTATAAAAGCTGCTAAGAAAAGAAATGAATGCTTAGATCATATCCTTTTTAGTGGCCCTGCAGGGCTTGGAAAAACTACTTTAGCAAATATCATTTCTTATGAAATGAATGCAAATATCAAAACTACCGCTGCACCCATGATAGAAAAAAGCGGAGATTTAGCTGCGATTTTAACCAACCTTAGCGAGGGAGATATTTTATTTATCGATGAAATTCATCGCTTAAGCCCTGCTATAGAAGAAGTGCTCTACCCTGCTATGGAAGATTTTAGACTTGATATCATCATAGGTAGTGGCCCTGCTGCACAAACTATAAAAATTGACTTACCAAAATTTACTCTAATAGGCGCTACAACAAGAGCTGGAATGCTTAGTAATCCTTTACGCGATCGTTTTGGTATGCAATTTCGCTTAGAATTTTATAAAAATGAAGAATTAGCCATCATTTTAGAAAAAGCTGCTCTAAAGCTTAATAAAACATGCGAAAAAAACGCAGCTTTGGAGATAGCCAAACGCAGTCGCTCTACTCCAAGGATTGCTTTAAGATTGCTTAAGCGTGTAAGAGACTTTGCTGATGTTAATGATGAGGAAATCATTAGTGAAAAAAGAGCTAAAGAAGCACTTGATTCTTTAGGGGTAAATGAGCTTGGCTTTGATGCGATGGATTTAAGGTATTTAGAGCTTTTAACAGAAGCTAAAAGAAAGCCTATAGGACTTTCTAGTATAGCAGCAGCATTAAGCGAGGATGAAAATACCATAGAAGATGTTATAGAACCATATTTACTAGCAAATGGTTATATAGAAAGAACAGCCAAAGGTCGTATTGCAAGCTTAAAAAGCTTTGATGTTTTAAAATTAAAATACAACAAGGGTTTATTTGATGAAAAGTAG
- a CDS encoding histidine phosphotransferase has product MGILEQLELDYELEEIERFLYFFRSLCDVLEPLIVKLSSDSQKYKEALKDLEQNIHNVVWAAKRLNLDEIVNFCTFCEEVANEALKFNGPASDEFVDWMFLVAEQLDRYCADYEKNAAFLSVFNPQIANVPDRISK; this is encoded by the coding sequence ATGGGAATTTTAGAGCAATTAGAGTTAGATTATGAGCTTGAAGAAATCGAGCGTTTTTTGTATTTTTTTAGAAGTCTTTGTGATGTTTTAGAACCTTTGATCGTAAAACTTAGCAGTGATAGTCAAAAATACAAAGAAGCCTTAAAAGATCTAGAGCAAAATATTCATAATGTCGTATGGGCTGCTAAAAGATTAAATTTAGATGAAATAGTCAATTTTTGCACCTTTTGTGAAGAAGTTGCAAACGAGGCATTGAAATTTAATGGCCCAGCGAGTGATGAATTTGTTGATTGGATGTTTTTGGTTGCTGAGCAGCTTGATAGATATTGTGCTGATTATGAAAAAAACGCAGCTTTTTTAAGCGTATTTAATCCTCAAATTGCTAATGTACCGGATAGAATTTCTAAATAA
- a CDS encoding ribose-phosphate pyrophosphokinase — protein sequence MRGYKIFSGSANEEFAKKISKYLSLPLSNAGVKRFSDGEISIQIDESVRGKDVFIIQSTCAPTNDNLMELLIMTDALRRSSASSITAIIPYFGYARQDRKASPRVPITAKLVANLIESAGVDRVATIDLHAGQIQGFFDIPVDNLYGSIIFNDYIKNKNYKNPIIASPDIGGIARARSVAKALGLDIVIVDKRREKANESEVMNVIGDVKDKEVILVDDIIDTAGTIVKAAEVFKNKGAKSVIACCTHAVLSGVAYERIAKDSLDELVVTDTIPLKQQMDKIKVLSVAPIFGEVIRRVYHNESVNSLFV from the coding sequence ATGCGTGGATATAAAATATTTTCTGGTTCAGCAAATGAGGAATTTGCTAAAAAAATCTCAAAATACCTTTCATTACCTCTAAGTAATGCTGGAGTAAAGCGTTTTAGCGATGGTGAAATTAGCATTCAAATAGATGAAAGCGTGCGTGGTAAAGATGTGTTTATTATACAAAGTACTTGCGCACCAACAAATGATAATCTAATGGAACTTTTAATCATGACTGATGCACTGCGTCGCTCAAGTGCAAGCTCTATCACAGCTATCATCCCTTATTTTGGCTATGCTAGACAAGATAGAAAGGCAAGCCCTAGGGTGCCAATTACTGCAAAATTAGTAGCAAATCTCATAGAATCAGCAGGAGTAGATAGAGTAGCCACTATAGACTTACATGCTGGACAAATTCAAGGATTTTTTGATATACCTGTGGATAATCTTTATGGAAGTATTATCTTTAATGATTATATCAAAAATAAAAACTATAAAAATCCTATCATTGCAAGTCCTGATATAGGCGGTATAGCAAGAGCTAGAAGCGTAGCAAAAGCTTTGGGGCTTGATATAGTTATAGTAGATAAAAGACGCGAAAAAGCTAATGAAAGCGAAGTGATGAATGTCATCGGTGATGTAAAAGATAAAGAAGTGATTTTAGTAGATGATATCATCGATACAGCAGGGACTATAGTCAAAGCTGCTGAAGTATTTAAAAACAAAGGCGCAAAGTCAGTTATAGCTTGTTGTACTCATGCTGTACTTAGTGGTGTAGCTTATGAGAGGATAGCTAAAGACTCACTTGATGAGTTAGTAGTAACTGATACCATACCTTTAAAACAACAAATGGACAAAATCAAAGTCCTAAGTGTAGCACCTATTTTTGGCGAGGTGATACGCAGAGTTTATCATAATGAAAGTGTAAATTCTTTATTTGTATAA
- a CDS encoding phosphatidylserine decarboxylase: MKTNFIAKAGWNLLIVLALVFAIAQFIWGFSWFLWCIFILFACLFRTSKIDYIADPSTIIAPIEGKIKCIKTSSYKELGECIEVQIINNIVHQGNIIAPLDMDIEETRPRHGLFLCPFMKNTNLMGERMLFLARSKGKQWALRIIFGALNRKAHIDDFGHHLNHGQNIGFMFDGSVSLLLPKDTRICVNENDKVRIGALIGYLNP, from the coding sequence ATGAAAACAAATTTTATTGCAAAGGCTGGCTGGAATTTACTCATAGTTCTAGCTTTAGTTTTTGCAATAGCTCAATTTATATGGGGATTTTCTTGGTTTTTATGGTGTATTTTTATACTTTTTGCTTGCCTTTTTAGAACTAGTAAGATCGATTATATAGCAGATCCAAGTACTATCATAGCCCCCATAGAAGGAAAAATAAAATGCATTAAAACAAGCTCATATAAAGAACTTGGTGAATGCATAGAAGTACAAATTATAAATAATATCGTTCATCAAGGCAATATCATAGCCCCGCTTGATATGGATATAGAAGAAACTAGACCAAGACACGGACTTTTTTTATGTCCATTTATGAAAAATACAAATTTAATGGGTGAAAGAATGCTATTTTTAGCACGTTCTAAAGGTAAACAATGGGCATTGCGCATCATTTTTGGTGCTTTAAACAGAAAAGCTCATATTGATGATTTTGGTCATCATTTAAACCATGGACAAAATATAGGTTTTATGTTTGATGGTAGTGTGAGTTTATTGCTTCCAAAAGATACAAGAATTTGTGTAAATGAAAATGACAAAGTGCGCATTGGCGCATTAATAGGATATTTAAATCCATGA